In a single window of the Bacillus clarus genome:
- a CDS encoding pyridoxamine 5'-phosphate oxidase family protein — protein MESKENKEVKSFISTEEELLQILGKPSERALKKVISSLDHHCLDFLSKSPFLVLATANKFGECDASPRGDAPGFVYVLNKNKIIIPERPGNRRIDSILNIISNPRVGLIFFIPGLGESLRINGRASITKDEGILKEMQANGRTPLLGIVVEVEECYVHCAKAFIRSKMWDSESWLDKKELPSAAKMLMEHAKVNASEEEVARSLEESYTKRLY, from the coding sequence GTGGAGAGTAAAGAAAATAAAGAAGTAAAATCGTTTATTTCAACTGAGGAGGAATTACTTCAAATATTAGGGAAACCAAGTGAACGAGCTTTGAAAAAAGTTATTTCATCACTTGACCATCATTGCTTAGATTTTCTGTCTAAATCTCCTTTTCTAGTATTAGCTACTGCGAATAAATTTGGAGAGTGTGACGCTTCACCGAGAGGAGACGCACCTGGATTTGTATATGTTCTTAATAAGAATAAAATTATTATTCCAGAAAGGCCGGGCAATCGTCGTATAGACTCTATTTTAAATATTATTTCTAATCCACGAGTAGGGCTAATTTTCTTTATTCCAGGTCTTGGAGAGTCATTGCGAATAAATGGTCGAGCAAGTATTACAAAAGACGAGGGAATTTTAAAAGAAATGCAGGCGAATGGACGTACTCCTTTACTTGGAATTGTCGTTGAAGTAGAAGAATGTTACGTTCATTGTGCAAAAGCTTTTATACGTTCAAAAATGTGGGATTCTGAATCATGGTTAGATAAAAAAGAGCTACCTTCAGCAGCAAAAATGTTAATGGAGCATGCGAAAGTGAATGCTTCAGAAGAAGAAGTTGCACGTTCTTTAGAAGAAAGTTATACGAAAAGGCTGTATTAA
- a CDS encoding homoserine dehydrogenase: MNKMIYVGVLGLGTVGSGVVQILKDHYKKIALDTGCEVKVKTVAVRDLEKDRDVCVDGIVITSSVEEVLNDSDIDIVVEVMGGIEETKQNIIKALKNKKHVVTANKDLMAVYGSELLQLANENNCDLFYEASVAGGIPVLRGLADGLASDQIEKIMGIVNGTTNYMLTKMSQNGWSYEKALQEAQQLGFAESDPTADVDGLDAARKVAILANLGFSMNVSLEDVQVRGIRKVEKEDLEMAEKLGFTMKLIGKAEKQGSAIHLSVAPTLLPSHHPLSSVNNEFNAVYVHGQAVGEVMFYGPGAGKLPTGSAVVSDIISVVKNMNQVPKHKSVLKEPEPYQLKEDEEVVSKYFLRISLSDEPGMLQKITECFANCSVSLQEVIQLPLNRELAEVVIVTHQTSKYQFEQVLRAIDDIASEIKSYYSIEEEKQYV; this comes from the coding sequence ATGAATAAAATGATCTATGTCGGTGTATTAGGTTTAGGTACTGTTGGAAGTGGTGTCGTTCAAATTTTAAAGGATCATTATAAAAAAATAGCTCTTGATACAGGATGTGAAGTGAAAGTAAAGACAGTAGCTGTGCGTGATTTAGAGAAAGACCGAGATGTTTGTGTTGATGGAATTGTGATAACAAGTAGTGTAGAGGAAGTTCTAAATGATTCGGATATCGATATTGTAGTAGAGGTGATGGGTGGAATTGAAGAAACGAAGCAAAATATCATAAAGGCTTTGAAAAATAAGAAGCATGTCGTAACTGCAAATAAAGATTTAATGGCTGTATATGGATCTGAGCTTTTACAATTGGCAAATGAAAATAATTGTGATTTATTTTATGAAGCAAGTGTAGCGGGCGGGATTCCGGTATTAAGGGGATTAGCAGATGGTCTAGCTTCGGATCAAATTGAAAAAATAATGGGGATCGTAAATGGAACAACAAATTATATGTTAACAAAAATGAGTCAAAATGGTTGGTCATATGAAAAAGCATTACAAGAGGCACAACAGTTAGGTTTTGCAGAATCAGACCCAACAGCAGATGTAGATGGACTGGATGCTGCAAGAAAGGTAGCTATTCTTGCTAATCTAGGTTTTTCAATGAATGTTTCTTTAGAGGATGTTCAAGTTAGAGGTATTCGAAAGGTAGAAAAAGAAGATTTAGAAATGGCCGAAAAATTAGGGTTTACTATGAAACTGATTGGAAAGGCAGAGAAACAAGGGTCTGCAATTCATTTAAGTGTAGCACCAACTTTATTGCCGAGTCACCATCCTTTATCTAGTGTAAATAATGAATTTAATGCAGTTTATGTTCACGGTCAAGCGGTAGGAGAAGTAATGTTTTATGGACCGGGAGCTGGGAAGTTGCCTACTGGGTCTGCAGTAGTTAGTGATATTATTTCGGTTGTTAAAAATATGAATCAAGTGCCCAAACATAAAAGTGTATTAAAAGAGCCAGAGCCATATCAATTAAAAGAAGATGAGGAAGTAGTTTCTAAATACTTTTTACGTATTTCATTAAGTGATGAACCCGGAATGTTGCAAAAAATAACAGAATGTTTCGCTAATTGTTCTGTAAGTTTACAAGAGGTGATTCAATTACCGCTGAATAGAGAACTTGCAGAAGTCGTTATTGTGACACATCAAACTTCAAAATATCAATTTGAACAAGTATTAAGAGCGATAGACGATATCGCAAGTGAAATAAAAAGTTACTACAGTATTGAGGAGGAAAAACAATATGTATAA
- the thrC gene encoding threonine synthase has protein sequence MYKGLLKQYASYLPMNENTPDVSLMEGNTPLIPLLNISKQLGIHLYGKYEGANPTGSFKDRGMVMAVAKAKEEGSEAIICASTGNTSASAAAYAARLGMKCIIVIPEGKIAHGKLAQAVAYGAEIISIEGNFDDALRAVRKIAAEEPITLVNSVNPYRIEGQKTAAFEICDQLQGAPDVLAIPVGNAGNITAYWKGFCEYGKEKGYKKPRIHGFEAEGAAAIVKGHVIEAPETIATAIRIGNPASWSYAVEAAEQSKGEIDMVSDEEILNAYQLLAKTEGVFAEPGSNASLAGVIKHVQLGKIKKGETVVAVLTGNGLKDPDIAISSNKLEIASVSNDIEKIKEHIKGGIVS, from the coding sequence ATGTATAAAGGACTATTAAAACAATATGCTTCTTATTTACCGATGAATGAAAACACACCAGATGTAAGTTTAATGGAAGGGAATACACCACTTATTCCACTTTTAAATATTTCTAAACAATTAGGGATTCATTTATATGGAAAGTATGAGGGGGCTAATCCAACAGGTTCATTTAAAGATCGAGGTATGGTAATGGCAGTTGCTAAGGCGAAAGAAGAAGGTTCTGAGGCAATTATTTGTGCTTCAACAGGTAATACATCGGCATCGGCAGCAGCATATGCGGCACGTCTCGGAATGAAATGTATTATTGTGATACCTGAAGGGAAAATTGCTCATGGAAAATTAGCGCAAGCAGTTGCGTATGGAGCAGAAATTATTTCAATTGAAGGGAACTTTGATGATGCGCTTCGAGCTGTAAGAAAGATTGCAGCGGAAGAACCGATTACATTAGTCAACTCAGTGAATCCGTATCGAATTGAAGGTCAAAAAACAGCGGCATTTGAAATTTGTGACCAATTGCAAGGCGCTCCGGATGTTCTTGCTATTCCTGTTGGGAATGCAGGGAATATTACAGCATATTGGAAAGGTTTCTGTGAATATGGGAAAGAAAAAGGCTATAAGAAGCCAAGAATTCACGGTTTTGAAGCGGAGGGAGCAGCTGCAATTGTAAAAGGGCATGTGATTGAGGCGCCGGAAACAATCGCAACGGCGATTCGTATCGGTAACCCAGCAAGCTGGTCTTATGCTGTAGAAGCTGCTGAGCAATCAAAAGGTGAAATTGATATGGTATCGGATGAAGAGATCTTAAATGCTTATCAACTATTAGCAAAAACAGAAGGGGTTTTCGCGGAACCTGGATCAAATGCTTCATTAGCAGGTGTAATCAAACATGTTCAATTAGGGAAAATCAAAAAAGGAGAAACAGTTGTTGCAGTATTAACAGGAAATGGTTTGAAAGACCCTGATATTGCAATTTCTTCTAATAAGCTAGAAATTGCAAGTGTCTCAAATGATATAGAAAAAATTAAGGAGCACATTAAAGGGGGGATTGTTTCGTGA
- the thrB gene encoding homoserine kinase codes for MIPFKIRVPASTANVGPGFDSVGIALSLYLEVIVKEKSDKWHVIHSFDDSIPNDDKNLIVSTARKVCPSLSPYIIEVTSNIPLTRGLGSSASAIVTGIELANQLGDLHLTTEQKVQIATNFEGHPDNVAASILGGTVIGAMDGRHVSVVRIESKELGVISLIPNEELNTDESRSVLPKTFPFHEAVKASAISNVLVAALCQKKWEVVGEMMERDHFHEPYRLELVPLLPSIRKCAKEFGAYGTALSGAGPSIFILTPHEERQEIAEQLAKVFPAMKVCELEIDHEGIVVKKEEHIEL; via the coding sequence GTGATTCCGTTCAAAATTCGTGTCCCAGCTAGTACGGCAAACGTTGGACCTGGTTTTGATTCGGTTGGTATAGCTTTGTCACTATATCTAGAGGTGATAGTTAAAGAGAAATCAGATAAGTGGCATGTTATACATTCGTTTGACGATTCAATTCCAAATGATGATAAAAATTTAATTGTTAGCACTGCACGTAAAGTATGCCCTTCTTTATCTCCCTATATAATAGAAGTTACTAGTAATATTCCACTTACAAGAGGATTAGGAAGTAGTGCATCAGCGATTGTAACTGGAATAGAGCTCGCGAATCAACTTGGGGACTTACATTTAACTACAGAGCAAAAAGTTCAAATTGCTACAAATTTTGAAGGACATCCAGATAATGTTGCTGCTTCTATTTTAGGTGGAACCGTAATAGGGGCAATGGATGGAAGACATGTTTCAGTTGTAAGGATTGAAAGTAAGGAACTAGGAGTGATCTCCCTTATTCCGAATGAAGAGCTAAATACGGATGAAAGTCGATCCGTATTACCAAAGACGTTTCCGTTTCATGAGGCTGTTAAGGCTAGTGCGATAAGTAACGTATTAGTAGCGGCATTATGCCAAAAGAAGTGGGAAGTTGTAGGAGAAATGATGGAAAGAGATCATTTTCATGAACCGTATCGTTTAGAACTTGTTCCTTTATTACCATCTATTCGTAAATGTGCGAAAGAATTCGGGGCTTATGGAACAGCGCTGAGTGGTGCGGGACCATCTATTTTTATTTTAACTCCGCATGAGGAGCGCCAAGAAATTGCTGAGCAATTAGCGAAAGTATTTCCAGCTATGAAGGTATGTGAACTTGAAATTGATCATGAAGGTATTGTTGTGAAAAAGGAAGAACATATTGAATTATAA
- a CDS encoding glycoside hydrolase, with amino-acid sequence MKRMMAICLLTTMSITALASCDVKGNKVLQESEIKEATYKDFTYDVNPETFALTVEHDGVKEAASKPLPKMKVSNLKKDKGRTSWEYPDQKVKVNLEKKRDHLNIEVESTGAESFTWPKVQAENYTLPLWEGKQIPSNDENWKRFLKDDSYTFAETFAMKFFALNGSKYSIVYIANNMFNNEVKFHSDPKIGFDFIHEFPSINKNKTYGFQLYVTNNDVVSIAKLYKSNIVEKGEFKTLQEKAKQNKEIEKLYGAAHFYFWNQSALSDSNVNWPKLREHMNSPLFGWMKELIQKYSKEPGELNVFDQVNKQDFIDKYQKNVVLRYINEVLSMKEFYKEDIFSNIDKEASALLKKGIDRLTTEELYSLNKHLLKSVLGDAVEDVNKWGSVDGTNILKEMKEAGIDHAWVGLPNWEQGFMQPEFVTKAEKMGYLVGPYDSYHSIHEKGDKNWNTASFKDPSLYEEATVSKKNGEKIQGFLGRGRKLNPVLAMPSVEERVSDILQNGPKYNSWFIDCDATGEIYDDYSSKHITTQEQDLKARLKRMDYIAKEKGMVIGSEGGNDFASTTIAFAHGIETPVIKWDDEDMRKNKTSPYYVGGYWSPDQNVPEKYAKQVPLKEEYKQIYLNPMYSVPLYKLVYNDSVITTHHWEWGSLKVKNEVGSRMLYELLYNVPPLYHLDEVEWNKHKKEITQHVKIWSAVHEKAVKEEMTDFAYLSEDKLVQSASYGKNVKIIVNFSDHDTEIEKTKIKAKSALIYYDGKKKTYTPNENN; translated from the coding sequence ATGAAAAGAATGATGGCGATATGTCTTCTTACAACAATGTCAATTACGGCTTTAGCCAGTTGTGATGTAAAAGGTAACAAGGTTTTACAAGAGTCTGAAATAAAGGAAGCGACGTATAAAGATTTTACGTATGATGTAAATCCGGAAACGTTTGCGTTAACGGTAGAACATGATGGTGTAAAAGAGGCAGCATCGAAGCCTTTGCCAAAAATGAAGGTGTCGAACTTAAAAAAAGATAAAGGTCGCACATCTTGGGAGTATCCTGATCAAAAGGTAAAAGTAAACTTAGAGAAGAAAAGAGATCACTTGAATATTGAAGTAGAATCAACGGGCGCAGAAAGCTTTACATGGCCAAAAGTACAAGCTGAGAATTATACACTTCCGTTATGGGAAGGTAAACAAATCCCAAGTAATGATGAAAATTGGAAGAGATTTTTGAAAGATGATTCATATACATTTGCTGAAACGTTCGCGATGAAGTTCTTTGCATTAAACGGTTCGAAATATTCCATTGTATATATTGCGAATAATATGTTTAATAATGAAGTGAAATTTCACTCGGACCCAAAAATAGGATTTGATTTTATACATGAATTCCCGAGTATTAATAAAAATAAAACATATGGATTTCAATTATATGTGACAAATAATGATGTAGTAAGTATTGCTAAGCTATACAAAAGCAACATTGTTGAAAAAGGTGAATTTAAAACATTGCAAGAAAAGGCAAAACAAAATAAAGAAATTGAAAAACTTTATGGGGCAGCACATTTTTATTTTTGGAATCAAAGTGCTTTATCTGATAGCAATGTGAATTGGCCGAAGTTAAGAGAGCACATGAATAGTCCCTTGTTTGGATGGATGAAAGAATTGATTCAGAAATACAGTAAAGAGCCTGGAGAGCTAAATGTATTTGATCAAGTAAATAAACAAGATTTTATCGATAAGTATCAAAAAAACGTTGTTTTACGTTATATAAACGAAGTGTTGTCTATGAAAGAATTTTATAAGGAAGATATTTTTTCAAATATTGATAAAGAAGCGAGTGCATTGTTAAAAAAAGGTATCGATCGTTTAACCACGGAAGAACTGTATAGCTTGAATAAGCATTTATTAAAGTCTGTACTAGGTGATGCAGTTGAGGATGTAAATAAATGGGGTAGCGTGGACGGAACGAATATTTTAAAAGAAATGAAAGAGGCTGGCATTGATCATGCATGGGTAGGACTTCCAAACTGGGAACAAGGGTTCATGCAACCTGAATTTGTAACGAAAGCTGAGAAAATGGGATATTTAGTTGGTCCATATGATTCATATCATTCTATACATGAAAAAGGCGATAAAAATTGGAATACAGCTTCTTTTAAAGATCCTTCATTATATGAAGAAGCAACTGTATCAAAGAAAAATGGTGAAAAAATTCAAGGGTTTTTAGGAAGAGGTCGTAAACTAAACCCGGTGCTAGCTATGCCGAGCGTAGAAGAACGTGTTAGCGATATATTACAAAATGGACCTAAATATAACTCATGGTTTATTGATTGTGATGCGACAGGAGAAATTTATGATGATTATTCATCTAAACATATAACAACACAAGAACAAGATTTAAAAGCACGCTTAAAACGAATGGATTATATCGCGAAAGAAAAAGGTATGGTAATTGGTTCTGAAGGCGGCAATGATTTTGCAAGTACAACAATTGCATTTGCGCATGGAATCGAAACTCCTGTTATTAAATGGGATGATGAAGATATGAGAAAAAATAAAACGAGTCCGTATTATGTCGGAGGGTATTGGTCACCGGATCAGAATGTCCCAGAAAAATATGCAAAGCAAGTACCGCTAAAAGAAGAATACAAACAGATTTATTTAAATCCAATGTATTCTGTGCCACTATACAAATTAGTATACAATGATTCGGTTATTACAACTCACCATTGGGAATGGGGAAGCTTAAAAGTGAAAAATGAGGTTGGAAGTCGTATGCTATATGAGCTATTGTATAATGTTCCTCCACTATACCATTTAGACGAGGTAGAATGGAATAAGCATAAAAAAGAAATAACGCAACATGTAAAAATTTGGAGTGCTGTTCATGAAAAAGCAGTAAAAGAAGAAATGACGGATTTCGCTTATTTATCAGAGGATAAACTTGTACAATCTGCTTCTTATGGAAAAAACGTGAAAATTATTGTGAATTTTTCTGATCATGATACAGAAATAGAAAAGACAAAAATAAAAGCAAAGTCAGCTTTAATTTATTACGATGGGAAGAAAAAAACCTATACACCAAATGAAAATAATTAA
- a CDS encoding LCP family protein, which yields MSSELEQNARSNKKRSKRKSIKWFILIPFFLLIFGGVGYGSFIYNKAKAVVSDAYAKIDKSAKRDKEVEPLKDNISILIMGVDGSEMRKSQYGEAVRTDALLLATINKDDKSVKLVSIPRDSRVYIPTRKKLDKITHAHVFGGVESTRDTVERFLNVPVDYYVKFNFESFVQIVDSLGGIDIDVPVTFTEQDSKDQAGMVHLEKGYQHLNGEQALALARTRKIDSDAMRGQRQQLVIEAIAKKAMSVQSISKMGSLLDAVDKNMKTNLTFDDMLAITKNMAGSDLQMEKMQIEGTDKRIGGIYYYIPNEKNVKDISNKLNEHLGVTPKAVRNE from the coding sequence ATGAGCTCTGAATTAGAACAAAATGCGAGAAGTAATAAGAAACGTTCTAAAAGAAAATCAATCAAATGGTTCATTTTGATTCCATTTTTCCTGCTTATTTTTGGAGGAGTGGGATATGGGTCATTTATATATAATAAAGCGAAAGCTGTTGTAAGTGATGCGTATGCAAAAATTGATAAGTCAGCAAAACGTGATAAAGAAGTTGAACCATTAAAGGATAATATTTCGATTTTAATCATGGGTGTAGACGGAAGTGAAATGAGAAAAAGTCAATATGGTGAAGCGGTTCGGACAGATGCGCTTTTATTAGCGACAATTAATAAAGATGATAAATCTGTTAAATTAGTAAGTATTCCGCGTGATTCTCGCGTATATATTCCAACTAGAAAGAAATTAGATAAGATTACACATGCACATGTATTCGGTGGTGTTGAAAGCACAAGAGATACAGTGGAAAGGTTTTTAAATGTACCAGTTGATTATTATGTTAAATTTAACTTCGAATCTTTTGTACAAATTGTAGATTCACTTGGTGGTATTGATATAGATGTACCGGTTACATTTACAGAACAAGATAGTAAAGATCAAGCAGGTATGGTTCATTTAGAAAAAGGTTATCAACATTTAAACGGAGAACAAGCACTTGCATTAGCAAGAACACGTAAAATTGATAGCGATGCGATGCGTGGTCAAAGACAGCAGCTTGTAATTGAAGCAATTGCGAAAAAGGCAATGTCTGTTCAATCTATTAGTAAAATGGGCTCATTACTTGACGCAGTTGATAAGAATATGAAAACAAACTTAACATTTGATGATATGCTTGCTATTACGAAAAATATGGCAGGGTCAGATTTACAAATGGAAAAAATGCAAATAGAAGGTACAGATAAGCGTATCGGTGGTATTTATTACTACATTCCAAATGAAAAAAATGTGAAAGATATTTCGAATAAGTTAAATGAGCATTTAGGTGTTACACCAAAGGCAGTTCGAAATGAATAG